A window of Pseudomonas alcaliphila JAB1 genomic DNA:
AGAGGTCGAAGCCTTCCTCGAGGCCATCGACGGCCACGACGACGTGCAAAACGTCTATGTCGGCCTCGCTGGCTGACGCTCACTGGGCGCCCTGAACCGGCGCCCACATCAGGCAAGGCTTCAGCCCCTGTAGGAGCCCCGCCCCGGGGCGAAGCTTTGCAACTTGCGTTGTCCGGGTTCGCCAGCGACGCAACCAGTACAGCGCTTGCCCCATGCCAACCACCCTGCATATCGCTGCTGCCTGCCTGTTCGACGCACGAGGCCGCCTGCTGCTCGTGCGCAAGCGCAATACCCGATTCTTCATGCTGCCTGGCGGTAAACGTGAAGCGGACGAAGACGCGCTGTCGGCGCTCGAGCGTGAGCTGCTCGAAGAGCTCGAATTACAACTGGGCGCAGACGCCCTACAACCGCTCGGCCAGTTCCAGGCGCCCGCGGCCAACGAGGCCGATACCTGGATGCAGGCAGACATCTATCGCGCCGCCCTGCTCCATGCCGTGCAGCCGGCTGCCGAGCTGGAAGAGCTGCGCTGGC
This region includes:
- a CDS encoding NUDIX domain-containing protein, producing the protein MPTTLHIAAACLFDARGRLLLVRKRNTRFFMLPGGKREADEDALSALERELLEELELQLGADALQPLGQFQAPAANEADTWMQADIYRAALLHAVQPAAELEELRWLDTTLPLPDDLAPLLREQVLPALQCLPSL